One window from the genome of Pedobacter schmidteae encodes:
- the argG gene encoding argininosuccinate synthase → MKKKVVLAFSGGLDTSFCCIYLAQDRGLEVHSVIVNTGGFSEEELKEIERRAYALGVASHAVVDETTNYYNGCIKYLIFGNVLKNATYPLSVSAERVSQATAIANYVKKIGADYVAHGSTGAGNDQVRFDMIFNIIIPNVEIITPIRDLKLSREAEIEYLNAHGVEYSAAKARYSINKGLWGTSVGGQETLTSHQSLPEEAWPTQVSESNPRKLELNFEKGELVGIDGETLTPVAAIQKLQAIAQPYGIGRDIHVGDTIIGIKGRVGFEAAAPIVIIKAHHTLEKHTLTKWQLSWKEQLSTFYGNWLHEGQFHDPIMRNIEAFLADTQKVVSGKVFVELLPYRFNIIGIESDHDLMSNKFGSYGEMNNAWSGEDVKGFSKIFGNQVMIWHKVNGHED, encoded by the coding sequence ATGAAGAAGAAAGTTGTTTTAGCGTTTAGCGGAGGTTTAGATACCTCGTTTTGTTGTATTTACCTTGCTCAGGACCGCGGACTTGAAGTACATTCTGTAATTGTAAATACAGGTGGTTTTTCTGAAGAGGAGCTGAAGGAAATAGAAAGGCGTGCTTATGCGCTGGGTGTGGCTTCTCATGCTGTAGTTGATGAAACTACAAATTATTATAACGGCTGTATTAAATATCTGATTTTTGGTAATGTATTAAAAAATGCCACTTATCCGCTTTCGGTTAGTGCCGAGCGCGTAAGCCAGGCAACGGCCATTGCCAATTATGTTAAAAAGATAGGTGCAGATTATGTAGCCCATGGTAGTACCGGTGCCGGAAATGACCAGGTACGTTTTGACATGATCTTTAACATCATTATCCCTAATGTAGAGATCATTACACCAATCAGAGATCTGAAATTATCCCGCGAAGCGGAAATAGAATATTTAAATGCCCATGGTGTGGAATACAGTGCTGCAAAAGCCAGATATTCCATTAACAAGGGACTATGGGGTACTTCGGTGGGTGGTCAGGAAACTTTAACCTCGCACCAAAGCCTGCCAGAAGAAGCCTGGCCAACCCAGGTTTCGGAAAGCAATCCACGCAAACTGGAACTGAACTTTGAAAAAGGTGAGCTGGTAGGTATAGACGGTGAAACGCTGACCCCCGTAGCAGCTATTCAGAAATTACAAGCTATTGCCCAACCTTATGGAATAGGAAGGGATATTCATGTGGGTGATACCATTATTGGCATAAAAGGACGCGTAGGTTTTGAAGCTGCGGCCCCGATTGTGATCATTAAGGCACATCATACACTGGAAAAACACACTTTAACCAAGTGGCAATTGTCCTGGAAAGAGCAATTGTCTACTTTTTATGGCAACTGGCTGCACGAAGGCCAGTTTCATGACCCAATTATGCGCAATATAGAAGCCTTTTTAGCCGATACCCAAAAAGTAGTGAGCGGAAAAGTATTTGTAGAATTGCTGCCTTACCGTTTCAATATCATTGGCATTGAGTCGGATCACGACTTAATGAGTAATAAATTTGGTAGTTATGGCGAAATGAATAATGCCTGGAGCGGTGAAGATGTAAAAGGATTCTCTAAAATTTTTGGCAATCAGGTGATGATCTGGCATAAAGTGAACGGTCATGAAGATTAA